From one Perca flavescens isolate YP-PL-M2 chromosome 4, PFLA_1.0, whole genome shotgun sequence genomic stretch:
- the LOC114554187 gene encoding zinc finger protein 2 homolog, protein MAIYITARQDFCFLVIHSPAQVVAVWPLLHVLALPLVGWLAGTRLYRVSLLANRESQQSGCKMANVTLQSFNVFLTERLTAAAVDIYGFVEKTIIDYQEEVYQTKLENQRLQRLLDLVYKPEIRLHRADAKPPTAPTSAEEIPPKQQDWNPGACQDEPGPSQVKVEEDEQEEELWINGVDEQPSAEDSDDGDALTKELIRTVQQLEDCRAAEESTEPKQSPAEDPEHSEEKTSTTLYRCHICNYIFTKKTVLTWHLKTHESKSNDSKGNFDCHICGKQIPCQSNLQNHMRVHTGERPYSCHFCGKCFKLKGHMTEHIRTHTGEKPFSCHICDKSFNRGSTLRKHVFAKHKEERPYKCGDCDELFTERLLMKKHMRKVHGVKLSTSQSPA, encoded by the exons aTGGCCATATATATTACAGCCAGACAAGACTTCTGTTTTCTAGTTATACACAGTCCAGCCCAGGTGGTGGCGGTATGGCCCTTGTTACATGTTTTAGCTTTGCCATTAGTAGGCTGGCTGGCTGGAACACGACTATACAGGGTTAGCTTGCTTGCAAACAGAGAGAGCCAACAGTCGGGTTGCAAGATGGCTAACGTTACGCTTCAGTCGTTTAACGTCTTTCTGACGGAAAGATTAACAGCAGCTGCGGTAGACATCTATGGATTCGTTGAGAAGACAATAATAGACTACCAGGAGGAGGTGTACCAAACTAAACTGGAGAACCAGAGGTTGCAGCGGCTGCTGGATTTGGTCTACAAACCAGAGATAAGACTGCACAGGGCAG ATGCCAAACCGCCAACTGCACCTACATCCGCCGAGGAGATTCCCCCTAAACAGCAGGATTGGAACCCGGGTGCGTGCCAAGACGAGCCAGGACCCTCCCAGGTTAAAGTGGAGGAGGATGAACAGGAGGAGGAACTGTGGATCAACGGCGTGGATGAGCAACCTTCAGCGGAGGACAGCGATGACGGGGACGCCTTGACGAAAGAACTCATCCGAACAGTGCAGCAGTTGGAAGACTGtagagcagcagaggagagcACAGAGCCGAAGCAAAGCCCTGCGGAGGATCCAGAGCACTCGGAAGAGAAGACGAGTACCACCTTATATCGCTGCCACATATGCAACTACATATTCACCAAAAAAACTGTGCTTACATGGCACCTAAAGACACACGAGAGCAAGTCAAATGACAGCAAGGGGAACTTTGACTGTCACATATGTGGCAAACAGATACCCTGTCAGAGCAATCTGCAGAACCACATGAGAGTGCACACGGGAGAGAGACCCTACAGCTGCCATTTCTGTGGCAAGTGTTTTAAACTGAAAGGACACATGACAGAACACATAAggactcacacaggagagaagcctttcAGCTGTCACATCTGTGACAAATCTTTTAACAGGGGTTCAACTCTGAGGAAACACGTTTTTGCCAAACATAAAGAGGAGAGACCGTACAAATGTGGGGATTGTGATGAGTTATTTACCGAAAGGTTGCTCATGAAGAAGCACATGCGAAAAGTTCACGGAGTCAAACTTTCCACGAGTCAAAGTCCTGCCTAG